CGACCGTGCCGCCCTGTCCACGAAGCGGAGGGCCTTCAGTTTCAAGCACACCGCGAGACTCTCCTCGCTGGAGCACGACGCGTAGACGTCCAGTGCCTCCTCGAGGATCGAGGGCTGGACGGACGGATCCTGGGACGCGGGGGCGGCGAGAACGGACCCGGCGAGGAGCGCAGCTAATACCACGTACTTGAACATCTTCGTTTCTGTTACACCAACGAAAagtgtgggggggggggggggggccaaCGGTATGGTGATGTACTCTCTCGACTTTCTCGCGGACTCCCTTCGAACGGAATCGGCCTTGCGCACCGTGAACTCGAACAACTGCGGCGATCGTATCGACACTGACCGAAAGAATCACGATTGCTGCCTTTTATCCTCGTCGCGAAAGGAGCCCGCGTacgtttttgaaattttgatggCCCCCACCGACCCGTGGGCCCCCCTCTGCCCCCTCCCAGCCGCTGGGTTACAACCCGTGGAGAGCTATTGGCTCTCCTCCACCTGGCCGAGTCGTCACCGTGTTTCTCTGTCGCGCGCTCGTCTCTCCCGTTGACGCGCCTTCGCACGCTCGCGTCGCTGGTCCTCCGTTTCTCTCCTCTCCTTTGGGGCCCGAGAGCGGGCCCGTGGTCCCGAACGAGCCCTCTCCGTGCGCGCGGCCACGCTCACGACTGGACATCGTCTCGGAACGACCGCTAGGGGGGAGGGAGAGTGGGAAATCGGTAGAAGATGCGCTCCCGTCGCCACGGTGGTCTGGAGAGCGGTATTTCGTGgccaaaatacaatttttcaaattgaatatttaaacatattttttttttttaacggaaagAAAACCCTTGAAAACTTCGAAATCCAAATATATTCGGCCGTCTTCGGGATCCACGGAGACCCGTCGTCACGGATCGAAGCCTTCGTGGATCGCTGGAACACGGATTCCTGATTCACACGTTTCCGATAAGAGTGGGCCTCGCGTGGATCTCAGCTAGAGGAGATTAGACCGGCGTTTCCTCGGCGCTCTTAGTCGTCGAACAGTCTTCGAGTCTTTATACGAGTACAGAAATGATACTAATTGGCGAAAATGTGTGATTAGACGTTTGCATATTTGTGCCGAGTTGGgtaatttatgaatgaaaaggTGAGAACTCGGGAGACCTAACTCGCTAATCTAAGTTAATGATGAAGTAACCATTACACGAGggattcattataaatacgtacataaatagacttcacacatgtacatatttataataaagaattaatttggaaacatcaaacctatcaattaatttagacaaatgtcttcgatagacataaaAGGTACGAGTACTTATAGGATTGACCGTagtgtcaatattttattgtgcTACTTTTCTTTCCATGCCcctcttttcctcttttcccCAAATACACGACAGTAACAAACACAAAACTAAATACACTGAATAACAGCCCTGCAAATATCCCAAGCGTATAGCATAATTTCCACGTCCAAAATGGTTACGCAAAACCTTTCAAGCCCCCTCCCCGTCTTCCAAATTTGCATTGAAAGGCACCCGATCGATCTCGCGTTTCATCTGGAAACTTCGTCGGGAAATCAGCGCGGAATTCCGCGGAAAGGAAAGGATGTCTGGTTTCGCTTTCAACAAGCCGTATAATGCCTCGCATTATGTAGAAGAGACTTCAATCTCACGCCTCCGCAACTTTCCTTGTCGCGCGGCCGCCATCAAACAGGATTTCGCGCTTTTCGCGGCACACATACTCGAAATTCCTGTCGTTCGTTTGAATACACCTCCACCGCGGGCCATCTAGACGAATCCAGTCGCACGATCTTTCGAAACGGTTCGAGGACTTTTCACAGTAACTGTAACCCCATGTTCGAGACCTTCGCGCCATTCTCGATCAGGGTCCCACCTCATTTACATTTCTTCAGCCTCCCATTCATGCGAATCGAATTCCAGCGCGGGTCGAGGTCGTCTTCCTTGACTCTTCTTTGAAATTGAGACACGTGCTTTTTCGGTGTACCTTTATATAGGTATTTCTTGTATTAATGTTGCGATTTGATTCGTGATAAGAAGGAAAATGTGCAGAAACGATGACGAGGaggatttaattattaattcgaaTCATGTGAGGATTCAATGTAGTACTCGAGGTAAATACATATCCACTTATGCATCGCTTTGTCtgtaattacatatttaatacatttcacTAAGCTTTCATCCACCAttgattcattaaaaattggaGATCGTTAACTCAATCGTGCAATAACCACATTCCTGGACCTAGGGATgctaaataaagaaaatttgttggaaTTTGGACATCAGCGGAGGTCTATCGTAACTCAGGAAGTTGGAGCCAAATTGAGACGTAAAGGGGAACGACAACGAAAGATCGTGGAATTCAAGGTAACTTCGTGTTACCATCTTCGACCGCGGAGAAAGTCGCGCGACCATTCCTTCCCCACGACGATCGGAAACGACTCTGCGGCGGTAGTCCTGCCCTCtcatctgtttcttttttctttctccgtATTTTTCTAGGCGAAGACTTCTTCGGGGTCACGCCGAGGCGCGGCTCGGTCCGCCGCGAAGAGGTCTGGCGCGGACCCAACTCGTCCGCAGTGACATTCCATGAAAAACCGTTAAACCACGACGAGCTCAGGCATACATTAATCCCGACAAATTGGTAATATTTGTCATCTTCAGATCCTAGGTAATCCTCGAAAAATCAGTGAGCCCTGTACAGTTTTATTTACGTAGCGTGcgtataaatttttgcaacaccgataattatattcttaaaCACTTTTCAAGAGgaaaaataacgattaaaCAATCTCGTGACATAATGCGACACGTTTGTAATATAGTagaaaatttgtcaaaaaaaCATAAGCTATAGTTGAATAAAGAgagtattgtaaaaaattgaattattcatcgGTGACTTTAACGCTCGAGTAGGATACGAGCTTGTCGCGCGTTGAAATCATCGAACCAGCGTCTATATTAATCACGTATAATTTCCTCGGTCAACTTTGTTCCAATTACTTTTATTGCACACTTACTGGATCGCATTACGTGCAATAGGATTAATATTCTCGTAATTGTATACACTTGAAGCACAGCCAGGTAGTTTAATGGCTTAATTGGACGAATCTTCATGGCTGACTGCTCCCCAACAAGCTGAACAAGAGTTACAATGTATCTACCGTGCAAGAACACTTCGCAGACCAAAAGAAAATCACCGCAAACGAGTTCTATAAAATCACCTAcgcgataaaacgaaagtGTCTGCAAGCTCCTGGCGgacgcgaaacgaaaaaaaaaaagacgcgAAGAGAATCGCAGACGTTACATCCCACTGAGGACTTTCACTTTATCTCCATTGGTGGCAACCGACGAATGTCAATTTTGATTCCTGGCACTTTAggatagaattttattcgaccgATTCCTTGTTCTCTTCTTACACTACGCTTtcttgatattaattttttgaaaaatacaaatcctCTCGTGGCTCTCTTGAAACCTGTTGCAACCACTTTTCTAAATCATTGTggataatttttcaagtactgCAAAAAGTAAAATCTTGAATTGGAAAGATTATATTTAGTCTTGCAAAGACTACAAGTATTTCATACgtaataaaagaagaatgtaGGTCttgttcatttatattttcattttgagtGACTTTAGGTAGAAATGTGTTAAAAGTGggtttattgaatttttctatttaatcgAAAACAAATTGCTTTCTGCTGCTGTCAACGAGGTAGATTCCTGGTAGATCGACGAACCGATCGTCGAACCGTGTCACGAGCACGTGTGCAACACGTGACACTGCGACGGGATCACGAGGAGCTATTCTGGTGGACCAAAACGCTAATCCCGCAGCGAGGAAGGTACGAGCTGCTGGTAATGGAACACTTTCCTCTCGACGACGCCGGCGAGAGTGAACTCGTCAGAGGATCGAGGTCAGGTCAAGGCCCCCACGAAGCAGAACCCTGGTGGAGCCCCTCAGTCTTCTCTCTTGTTCCCTCCGTCCCGTTTCTTCTCGTTCGATGATTTCTCGCGCGATTCATCGACGAGTCTGTTCGAACATTTTCTCGATACCTAGATGAAAATTTGGTACccataatacaaattaaaatagaaattatattgcaTGGTATACACGAatctctttaattttattttttaatattcattcatCAAAGGAAATTCTGTAATGCTAATTTACGATCGTTTCGCTCGATCTCTTGCTTATTAGTCATCGAATTCCATTCACAGCTATATCTGGCCACCGCTGAAACGTTCCTCGAACCTGTACATGGCTGACGAAATTTTCACTCGACGAAATTCATTCCTGCTCGTTGATCCCCGTCGTGGAATTTCGTGTAACTTTGGGAAAGGAACTGGTCGGAAGTAGGTCTTCCGAGATTTACCTGCGAACAGGTGCAAAGATTCGCGGTAGTCGGTGATTGGTCATTTAGGATCATAAACGaacgttattttaaattggtctAAATATAGCCTAACCTACTTCAAATCATAAATGGAAgttttctactatctaatttaattaatataatattatcgtataaattgttttatttatttaatgtaacaatatCATACATTCCTTAGCgttttgtgaaatttattcaaaattactattttgtattaaaaagtaCTGTAAAAGTTCGCGTACATTAAAGTACGTAGACTTAAGGAGATTAATAAACGAACACGCTGCGCCTCAACAAAGAGAGAGACAGACCACGCAACTTTCCATATACGTCCACGGCATGAATGAATGATACtccgttcatttttttctttccacaTCGTTTTATTCTTCAACGTTTCCCTCTTATTCACGCGAGTAGCCCGTGGCGTGTGCAATTAATCCTCGAGTTCACGCAACCATGACTGAAGCAACAATCCATGCCATTAACAAAAAAGGAGTCCAGTAAAATAGAAGAACACGAGGAAAAGATACACTACACCTCTCAAAACTCTGGAGCATActttacttaaaattaaaatgaatttaattcaatttatcacCAGCTAGGTTTGTCATTAAGCATTGCTAGGGTACCAAAATGGCTGCAACTTGGGAACAAGACCAAATAGGATCTGCTCTCATAGTTTTCGTGTGCTTAACGGACAACTGAAGTGAGATCCACGTATTAGACTACACTCCGAATATATTAGGAGGAGCAAAAAgtgataaaaatgttatgaatattaatttattaaagaaatcttaaatactaatcaacaaaataatttccataattttctaACACTTCTTCCCAGCGTAAAGACAGTtgttcgattccctttttaaaaaagtccttcgatttttcattaaaaagctTTTCCACGTTGAAGACATTTTGATTACATTTCGGTCCCCGTAATATTTCCACGTGCACGTAATGGagacgtttaataataataatgacactGGCTCGGCGCGTGTCAATTTCCCACAGAACTACGAAAAGAAAGCGGGGTACGTCGACGGGAGCGTATTTTCATCGGGGCGATAATTACCACTAAGCTTGTCCCACATGCGACCGCCTCTGACCCGCTTTCAatcaatttcgaataacagaaTTTGGTAGTCTCCACGCAGTATGAACGAATATCGATATATGCACGATAGATTAGACTTTGACTAGAAATGCCATGAACGTGACCAACACGTGGTgttactaaaatatttaatgaacgAAACGTTCGAAGTCTTACTGCCAGGGACCAGGACGCCATTTTCTCCAAACCTACACAACTTGAGCAACTAAGATTCTTAATATTATATGGACACAAACTTGAACCCCTAATATTCGAAACATCTAACCAAAAATACCCGACGTTTCATTCTGCGATAACAAAAATACGCGCTGAAGTAGCTAGTTGCTAACTTCTCTCTCACAAAATCGCCCAAAAAAGCATTCCAAGTGACCCCGACGAAGAATCACGTCCAACCAAATTTTTGTTCCCACCAACCCGAGGCGGCGTTCCTTCCGCTGAGAAAGAGTGTCGCGTAGGAAGCACGCGCGGCGCGAGGTCCcagcgaaaagaaaaaggaggtGAAGGATTCGAGGATTCGAGGGGGAGACGACTTTCGGAAGCCTAGAAGGGCCCGAGAACGACGGGCATCTTCGGAACGGGACCACCTGACCCGAGGATCGATGAACCTCCCAGCGAGACGGCGGTAGGGAGATCGATCGacgaagggggggggggccgtGGGGAACGCGAAAAAGGAAGACGCTTTTTCTCCGGGACGGTAGAGAGTGTTAGGCGCACCTTGGAAACGCTCGGCGCGGATGCTGGCCCGGACGAGGCTCTGCTCGGCCTGGTTTACTTACTGGTACGTCGCCAGACGTGTGTGCCCTCGTAAGAGGCGCACACGCGCGCACCGCGGGCCCACCGGGTCCCCGCAGTGCGTAAGGTGCTCGCGCGTTTCCAGTATGTAGGTAACTCTGCCTCTTTTCGTCTCCTCTGGCCATGTCGCTGCGCAGAACACGGAAGCGCGCTCTCTTGGCCTGCATCCGCCGCGATCAACCCACCAGACGAACTATATCGACTTTTCCAATTGCGCGCTGGGAGCGTTACTTTCGATGGAGGGATCGTGGTTGATCCCTGCCACTCTAATCGATTACGGTACTCCGGTGGGCTTCGGTCGTTTTCTTAGTTTGGAGAAGTATATGTGATACGACGGATACGAAAGACGATATTAACGACCTGAGGCTACCAGTAAATCCTTTGACTTCTATATCTGAGGATTGGAAAATGGTTGACTCGAGTCTTACACGTGGATGTTACGTCCTCTatgaggggacatcgtaagtctagCAAATTTCGTTAGTGGTTATGTAGAATACAGTTATGCTAgggtaaatttttaaaaaatcctagTTTCCTTGATGTTTTCTTATTGAAATTGCACGAGAAAGCAAACCAAAATATGGTGTACGACTTTGTATATGTGTACAGAAATTtagtgaaaaatatatgagaagGCGATACGTGGAACGGGTACGAATTAAAGGGTCTTTTAAAAGAGGCTTCAGTAGTGGACACtttcaattatgtttaattacaaGCATGTGcacttgatttaaaaaataccaattGAACggattcaatatatatatatatatcatagaatgtattgaatatattaaaaaacaaaattctgaagtcTCTTTTAAAAGATGTAAGAATCTAAGAATTCATAATCAAATCTAACAATACCAAAAAGAACACGTTTCCAAAGCGATTATGGACTATTTAATACAATGCGATCCcgttcgcacattttgcaacgagttgacgcagagtgcaaagggttaaacttgCCCCCAATGGTGCCCGCTGATGGAGTCTCGTCAATACCTCAATCACTCtggtaaatatacaaattgccAACAGTTTGAGAGCTTTCCACGTAGATACCAAGCGATAAAGTTTCTTATATGGTACTCACGTTTCTCTCCTGTACCTGTATGGTACTCACGAAGACTACCATCTGAGAATTCGGGAGCGGTGGAAGAACAAAGCGTAAGTCGCTGATACGAACATCGatcttaatatattttcatatctataaatatacatggCTGACGCGTCAGCAATAAATACTGAGGATGATCGAATGAGCGATTGGAGGTTTAGGATGGAGGCGATCTAGAAATCGAAAATGGGAGAAAGGGAGTAGAGCGTGGCGAAGTTCGAAGTCACGAAGTGGAGAGGACGCGAACGATCGAGGAGGAAAGTACCGGCTGGGGAAAGCGAAGTGAGATTGAAAAGAGGACTGCTCGACGCCCCGGAGCCATTGTTTCCCTAGGTGGACGACGGCTTGTAGGCGGAGTAGGCGAGGTCGTGGCTCGATCTCGCCCATCCGCTGGACCCGTGCCCGCCGCTTGCCACTTGGACGACCTCGTGCCCGTGGTCACCGCCACCGGACACCAGCTTCTTCAGCCCGATGATGGACGCCAGCACCAGCGCCAGCTTGCTGACGATCAGAGCTTTGCCCGCCAGCAGGGCCAGTGCTCCCAGGGCCAAGGGCACCAGGGTTCCACCGATCAACAGTGGAATCGCCAGGAGGCCcatgttcttcttcttcttgcgaCCTACGACGGCGGGAAGACTGTTACGGGAGCGCACTTAATTCGATTAGATCAGCGACGCGTGAATATTGGAGTAATTATTGTATAGGATGCTCTAGTTGGGACGAGTAATTGTTTCCCCCAGACATGACGATGCGATGTTTCACGCGTAACTCGAGTGACCTTAAAGGGCTGTGTTGCGAGGAAGATGGGCTTTGAGATATTGAGCTCGCGAGGATGTTCGTGTTCACGGTTTGCACTTATGTATTGGTATCGAGGTGTGAATTTAGAGTTTGTACTAATGTGGTTCTATAATTTGAGCTGACGAGGCTCATGTTCATGgtttaaatattcgtaccctctatgtctattaaagaaatttgttttaataaaaaggtAGATTTGACGTCTCCGAgtgattttttcattataaatatgtatatgaataagcttatatgtgtatatatttatacaaacatataccaattaatttaaacaaattttcttcaatagacgTAAGgagtacaaatacttatgggactgactgtatgtgtTGGTGTTGAAATGTGAATTTAGAGTTTACACTAATGTGGTTCTATAATTTGATACTATTATTGCAGGGTCATGTATAGTCATAGATACTGACATGAAATTCCGAACCATCTTCTAGACCATCGATATAATGTCAAAAGTAACGAAATGCAATGACTTTGAGAGCTCAAATGACTACCATCGAAAAGCATTTTCCATATTCACTTAATCCTAAAAGAAACCTTCCACAAAGCGTGCTTCGCTTCATTACAACCGAAGGCAGTAATTAGCTGATCCACTTCAACCAGGTCAGCCCGTATACAAACAAAGAGTGGGCCATACGGTCTACTGAACCGGGAAATCGAAACTGGAACTTCTTTTCGGATCACTGCATCGACCCAGACCTTTCCCTTCTCTAGCTTTCCTATACCCTAGCTTCCTCTGCGATAAACCCCAGGTTCTCACCTTCCTCCACGAGACTGCGTTGGAGTTCCTCGACATTGGGAAGTTTCAGTTTCAGCGTGTGGCTCTGGAAGAACTTCACGATCTTGTCGTAGATCATGTTGTTCAACGCGTCCTCCTTGTCATCCAACGCTCTGGGCAGGCTAGCCTCGATCTCCTGGAGGGATTTGACAGGATCCTCTTCGGCAATTGCGGGGTCGTCGCGAATGAAGGTGACCCCGTCTGCTACGTTCAACTGAATGCTCCTGTACATCCTGTCTACCGCGGAGAGGAGCCTCATTTTCAGGCACGGACTGAGCTCCTGGTCAGCGCACTCTTTGTAGATTTGGTACACCTGCCTCAGGTCCGCGAAGACGTTGCTGCTGCTCGACCTTGCGCTCTGCTCGTCGATGGAGTTGATGGTAGGGCTGGTGTCCGCCGACCTTGCCGAGGCTGACGCCAGCAGGAAGGCCAGGTACACGTAACGGTGCCCGAAGTGTCTCATCTTCTATAGGTTGGAGGGCctggaaatggaaaaatgacGCGTTAAACAAGGTATCGTTGTCACGTCGCCGTGAAATCGTACTACCCAGCTGGATTCTAGTCTATGGCGCCCATAAGCCAGTTTCTAGGTCACCATAATTACGAGAGGAATGCCTGCTTCATAACCCAGATTGTACGATATCTATGAGGAATTCTTTAGGCGAAGACAGCTATTGAAAGACTATCTACCATTTGACCCAGATTCCATTCGTACGGTGATCTATTCTGCACTGTCCCTACGTCACTCTCTAGGTCACCTCGCCGAAAGAGTGTCTGACATGTACCGCATATTCGATTCAGGCCTGACTCTGGTATTTTCCATGTCGCACTGAACACTGATTAATCGTACCTACTGGTTAACCTAGTGTAAGCCACGCTATTTCTAACTCCCGTTCTAAGATACCTGCGGGACTACCACCAGATGCATATCGAATTCAGATAGTGACCTATTCTGTATCCTCTCAAAATGAACTTTAGTTTTACCAGTCTCGCTAAAGTAATATCTATACATAACCCAGATCTATCCTACGCAATTCCTAAACTCCTCTCTAGCTGATGAACATCTATCTATCACAAGATCCATATTTACTTCACATACGACTCCGACCTACCTCAACGATTCAGATCTAGCCCTAACCTGTCCTATATCGTTTCCAAGTTACCAGCCTCACTGAAGGAATATCTATATGTATTATATCCATATATAACCCAGATCTATCCCACGCGATTTCTAAGTCCCTCTCTAGCTGATGAACATCTATCTACCACCAGATCCATATTCAGTTCAAATACGACTTTGACCTACCTCAACAATTCATATTTATCGCTAATTTGTCTCATATCGTTTCCAAGTCACTCTCTGCTTTATAAACTACCTTCCGAGTCTCTCTCGAAGCGGCACCTGCCCACGGCGTAGCATCTAATCCAGATACAACCGCGACCTATCCCAATCCCCGTATCACTACCCTAGGTCACGATACCTACCGGCACGAGCGTCTGCCACGCGATTCGACGCGAATCAGTACAACGTAGACTCCTCTGTCCTTGTCTCTCCCGATCGGCGTTGCAACCGATGATCCGCTGACGTCTAACCACCACAACTCGTTGTTAGCCCACGCCGCGAGATGCGTGCGTACAGAGAGCACTGTAACTGGACTGTCCGCAACGGAAGCCCTGCCCTAGCTCTATATATCTGGTCAGGTGTACCTCCGTAGCTGGCGATGTTCATCCCCACCCATGGCCGCGTACGTACAGAACCATTGTGGGAGCATTTTCATTGCCAAGGATCCCCGAGAGCGGATCGCGTCTCGCCAACCACCCGGGGGACGGAGAGCAGAGGCAGAGTAGACGAGCCAGCAGCCAGGACGCTCCCTGTCCCGCCTCCTCCCAGCATCCCACCAGCGTCCAGACGCGCCGATTCAGGCGAATCGTTTCGCTACTCCCGCGTTCTCGCCCTGGTACCTCGATCTCGTTCGACCACGACCGGTTTAACCAGATCACAATGAACGTCTCCGCCTAGTCGCGGTGCAGCCACGTGCTCGCTGTTCTCCCTAGATGCGCGCGCGAGTCCTTTTGTTGCTATTTCACCCGCGTTATCGGCGAATCTCGATAATCCTGAAATCGAAAGGATGCGTCGCGCTGAGTCGCGTCCTCCTCGAGCTGCGCGATCGACCCTGAGACGGGGGAAACGGAAGTCCGGGGAATAAGGGCAGGCCTTGGACGAGCGAAAATGGCAAGGTAACGACACCCGAACGATCTTGACGTGTTGTGTGAGCGGATGCCCCGGAAAATATCTGACATCGGAGGCCTTGCGTTTAGGACTTAGCAGACGATCCTAGCTAAGAGTAAGAACGTTGAAAATGCAAATAGATCCAGACTGCTTGACGATCCCACACCTGATGCATCGCTTCAGTCCGCGGGACACCTGATGTCAAGATAGCTGCCTGTATCGTGCCATTATGCCTACATAGTCACTCATACCGGAGGACGGATTCGCATTCAGGCATGACGGCGTGCAAATCACACTAGGATGAAGAAATCCCGATACACAGTCCCGGAGTCGGAATAAAGCTGATGTCGGTTAATCAGATTGCGTCTTATAATTAGATTCGATTTGACGATTCCAACTGAGAACACGTCCGAAGCGGAACAAGAACGCGATAGCTGGTTAATCAGAGTCAGATGAAATGATCTCCAGATACGTCGCCTAATCCGACGGTTCAAGAAACATTTGACGTCGTAAACAGACTGTATCTCGCAGTTACACCTGAACAGACGATCGAGCTGAAAGCAGATTAATGgagaatgaaaatagaaacacGGTGTCTCGCTAATCCGACTATACCGTTAGACACTATCAACCGGCCCGGTTAGCCGCGTTCTTTCTCGCTGTCCTGCAGTACCTGGCATCCTTGCCATTTTCGTCCTGTTCGATATCGCGCTGGTGTAGGTAACTGGGTCGCGCCAAGTGAAAACACGTTACAGGTAGATACGCGTAGGTCTGGCTAATAGGGGTGGGGGGTATCGTTCATTTAATGCTCGGGTTCGCGAACGCAGTCAAGCATCGGAAACCACCGAGGCAAGACAGAAATTTTCGGGGGGGAGCTGGCCCTGTTCCGGCCCGATTTCTTGGCCCTCTTTCGCGATAGCCTCCGCTGGCCACCGCTATCGTCTGAATAGTGGTGAATCAGCGATTCGCCAAATTCTGTCCGATCTAACGAGGTTAGCTCGGTACGGTTGGAACTCTGGAGCCAGAGCCTGATGTGTGATATTTGGGCCAGGTGCTTTTAAACGGGTCcaaagaaagtattttttaattgtacctTTAGTAAacctttatttaaattatagttaaattaaatcttcGGTGGACCTTTCGTACGAATCtgagtagaaatattttctattggGTCAAATTGATCTTTATTGGGCCctttattaatcatttcagTAAAATAGACCCAACTTACTATGAACCTCGATAATCGATAGTATCCTCAATTGGTCAATGTaaagaatgtttgaaatacaatCAATGTTTCCAAGTAGGCCTCATAACCGATATAACACGAAAATGATCGTAAAATTCAGCCCGTAATTCCCGTTGAAATATGTCGAATatctttctataaatagaTCTTTTAATCGAAATACCTTGCTTAGATGAGAATCATGGCACATTCGAGGTGTCGCGGTACCGATATCTCGGGCCACGTAAGTGCCCGTGAAAATGATCTGGCCGACGCGGCGAAAGCGACAAGATCTGGCGCGAACGAACGAGCCTCCTGTCCGAGTCTTCCATTTCCGGTTCGACGATCCTGGACGCCCGGTCATTTTCTGCATCGCGATCGCCGTTGATGGGGCCCCGCGTCACGCGTCGCTTCGCCGCTGATAGAACACGTCGTTGTTCCTCTCATCGAGCAACGTTATTTCTGGTATGCAGGTTACCAGTAATCTATGCGTAATGAGGGTGCCGCGCGGAACAGAATGAGTCCCGACTTTTACGAGCCATTAAGTGACCACTGGATGAAGCTGGGTCAGTAGTGGCATCGAGGAGGGACGTTAGGCTT
This portion of the Hylaeus volcanicus isolate JK05 chromosome 4, UHH_iyHylVolc1.0_haploid, whole genome shotgun sequence genome encodes:
- the LOC128875237 gene encoding uncharacterized protein LOC128875237 — translated: MRHFGHRYVYLAFLLASASARSADTSPTINSIDEQSARSSSSNVFADLRQVYQIYKECADQELSPCLKMRLLSAVDRMYRSIQLNVADGVTFIRDDPAIAEEDPVKSLQEIEASLPRALDDKEDALNNMIYDKIVKFFQSHTLKLKLPNVEELQRSLVEEGRKKKKNMGLLAIPLLIGGTLVPLALGALALLAGKALIVSKLALVLASIIGLKKLVSGGGDHGHEVVQVASGGHGSSGWARSSHDLAYSAYKPSST